In Thiothrix unzii, the sequence GCCAACCGCACTATAACGGCGACTAAAACCGCCACGACCTTTCACATAACCTTGCCATTCTGCGGTCAACACCGACAAACGCTGTCCTGGCGGCACAGAAATCGGTAAAGAAAATTCACAATGGGTGCGCAACGTACCGCTGCGTGAACTGCGCCCCGCATCGTATTTACCAAACAACACACTGACTGACTCGCTATTATCACCCGCCACGACCACGGAACCAGCTTCGCAACCTGCACCCATAAAAGCACGCGGGGATTTGAACAAAGCTCGGCGATTGGCTTCCGCCGGATTCGCCACCAGCAAGACCAAGACACTGACCGATAAGAGTGCTGCTAAACGCTGCATCATCAATGTTCTCCTGAAATCAAATGATCAAACTAACGGCACGGACGCACATTAAGCCGCACTGTCATTTTATCAACTTTCATACTACTGACGTTATTCAATACCTGAATAGAACTGTTCAATCTTAAATTAAGTGACGACGAATCACGACCACAAGCAGACCATTGTGTAGAAACATTATCAATTTGCGAATAACCCTTACCACGTACCGATGCGAGTTTGCTGGTAAAACTTGCACCGTTTGGATTAAGGCTTGATCCGTAACTTCTGACTAGCCGTCCATCGCCTTTTATATAACCTTTAAAGCTGGCGGACAATGCTACTTGATAACCGTTAGGTATGGTGACGGGAAGTGCCATATTGCAGCTTGCCCGCAATTGCCCCGCAGCAGAACCTACTTTGAACTTATTGAAACTTAACGTTTTGACACGTTTTGATACATCAACATCACTAACATTAGCAGAACTACACCCCGTTCCGGCGTATTGCAACGCACTGAGTGACACTGGTGCAGCTTGTGCATTTTGCAGTGCAAGCAAAGCAAATAACACGGGAACGCCTAGCAATATCCAAACGTATCCTTTTGATTTTTCACTAACTGTCTGAACTTCCATGACAAATCCTCCCTATCCCCCTCTGCTGTACCAACAAAGGGGGACTTTTTCACAAGGAAACCGTTGCTATTAGCACTTTTTCCATTTCAGGTGGAACACAACTTTGTTGTTCATATCCAGCGTATCCACTACCACGTAGCTGTTGCTACCAACCGCCTGAACACTGGAGTTAACCCGTAAGTTGAAATCACCACCAGCGCAACCATTCACTGCGGTGGCGTGCATCAAACCATCTATCGCCTGCCAACCTGCGCCACTAGCGGAACTTAAGCTTTTAACGCCCGGATTAACGGTATTCGGATTGAGGCTTGTGCCATAAGCACGAGTGAATCTGCCGTTACCTTGTACGAAACCCTGCCAGTCGGAGGT encodes:
- a CDS encoding DUF4360 domain-containing protein, which encodes MMQRLAALLSVSVLVLLVANPAEANRRALFKSPRAFMGAGCEAGSVVVAGDNSESVSVLFGKYDAGRSSRSGTLRTHCEFSLPISVPPGQRLSVLTAEWQGYVKGRGGFSRRYSAVGPRQRPWRVDRYQSREGMNYLQRDDMYPREVNADCKGGEFNLRINSEIIAAGNDSYIAVDTVDLHNQVVFRLNWVPCQ
- a CDS encoding DUF4360 domain-containing protein, which encodes MKAFKVAITTALLAIAAAQTAQAADPVFFKAPIQMAGTGCAPGSVSVVGENTSSLTMLFSTYDAGKNAVSGLARSSCNFAVPVHVPQGYQLSVMTSDWQGFVQGNGRFTRAYGTSLNPNTVNPGVKSLSSASGAGWQAIDGLMHATAVNGCAGGDFNLRVNSSVQAVGSNSYVVVDTLDMNNKVVFHLKWKKC
- a CDS encoding DUF4360 domain-containing protein; translated protein: MEVQTVSEKSKGYVWILLGVPVLFALLALQNAQAAPVSLSALQYAGTGCSSANVSDVDVSKRVKTLSFNKFKVGSAAGQLRASCNMALPVTIPNGYQVALSASFKGYIKGDGRLVRSYGSSLNPNGASFTSKLASVRGKGYSQIDNVSTQWSACGRDSSSLNLRLNSSIQVLNNVSSMKVDKMTVRLNVRPCR